In Bacteroidota bacterium, the following proteins share a genomic window:
- a CDS encoding tetratricopeptide repeat protein: MKLLVQLGIISIVLAAIFTTGFECASSEMTSAKLYLQRKEYDNAKKQLLKEVEKNPKNEEAYYLLGREIQYVQGDFRGMKESFDKALAIAPTHKQDIQVVTLNAWGKLYNQGVDEINRAIDTASYLPKAIATFSTAVYILPESLLTRRTLGLAYLRNDEMAHAAEQFTIAFEQGKDTLSAKLLGKIYLDSANALKVRFMSTYRDDFETMKNLASIHERIKTADVSYLLGDSLIKISKPAKQKKGDTKETWRIEKYHLTLAVESGLVQSVKYDGDRPFAPAIDSTDLIAAKEQFNKAVDAMKKAQTMFPGDPDISESLMKALIGSEREAEARALLVERVKKYPESKIDHYNLGVFLLKDSAYADAITEFKTALKLDSSFADALYNIAATYVNWGVAEQVKLKAAGKDDDVSYKERYKMALPYLESVVVMKNNDVLMWELLGQVYANLNMKDKALEAYDKADKIRQGKN; this comes from the coding sequence ATGAAACTACTAGTTCAGTTGGGTATCATCAGCATCGTGCTTGCCGCCATCTTCACCACTGGCTTCGAGTGCGCCTCATCCGAAATGACAAGTGCGAAATTGTATTTGCAGCGGAAAGAATATGACAACGCCAAGAAACAGCTTTTAAAGGAGGTCGAGAAGAACCCGAAGAACGAGGAAGCATATTACCTCCTCGGCAGGGAAATCCAGTATGTCCAGGGAGATTTCAGGGGGATGAAAGAGTCGTTCGATAAAGCCCTGGCCATTGCGCCGACCCATAAGCAGGATATTCAGGTGGTGACACTGAATGCATGGGGCAAATTATACAACCAGGGGGTAGACGAGATCAACCGGGCGATCGACACGGCATCCTATTTGCCGAAAGCGATCGCGACATTCTCGACGGCAGTTTATATTCTTCCGGAAAGCCTTCTTACACGTCGGACGCTTGGCCTTGCGTACCTGCGCAACGATGAAATGGCGCATGCCGCAGAGCAATTTACAATCGCCTTCGAACAGGGAAAAGACACTCTTTCGGCCAAGCTTCTGGGGAAGATCTATCTTGACAGCGCCAATGCATTGAAAGTTCGTTTTATGTCCACGTATCGTGATGATTTCGAGACGATGAAAAATTTGGCGAGCATTCATGAGAGGATCAAAACCGCCGATGTCAGTTATTTGCTCGGTGATTCGCTGATCAAGATCTCCAAACCGGCGAAGCAGAAAAAAGGCGACACGAAAGAAACGTGGCGGATCGAAAAATATCATCTGACGCTCGCGGTCGAAAGCGGCCTTGTCCAGAGCGTGAAGTACGACGGAGACAGACCGTTTGCTCCGGCGATCGATTCGACCGATCTGATCGCAGCAAAAGAGCAGTTCAATAAAGCGGTCGATGCGATGAAAAAAGCGCAGACGATGTTCCCGGGCGATCCCGACATCTCCGAAAGCCTGATGAAAGCGCTTATCGGCTCCGAACGAGAAGCAGAAGCACGAGCGTTGTTGGTCGAGCGCGTGAAAAAGTATCCTGAAAGCAAGATCGACCACTACAACCTCGGCGTTTTTCTGCTGAAGGATTCGGCGTATGCAGACGCGATCACGGAGTTCAAGACTGCGCTCAAGCTTGACTCGTCGTTCGCCGATGCTCTCTATAATATCGCCGCAACGTATGTGAACTGGGGTGTCGCCGAGCAGGTGAAATTGAAAGCCGCAGGTAAAGACGATGACGTCTCCTATAAGGAGAGATACAAAATGGCCCTTCCGTATCTTGAAAGCGTCGTCGTGATGAAGAACAACGACGTGTTGATGTGGGAGCTGCTGGGCCAGGTCTACGCAAATTTGAACATGAAAGACAAGGCGCTCGAGGCCTACGACAAGGCTGATAAGATCCGCCAGGGGAAAAATTAG
- a CDS encoding DUF3467 domain-containing protein — translation MSNPQPPQGQQINIELGEKEAEGIYSNLAIITHSPAEFVIDFTRILPGVPKAKVFARIVMTPQHGRLLLNALKDNIEKYESKFGEIKILGDEPPSHNFGFQFPAKEEKIH, via the coding sequence ATGAGCAATCCACAGCCCCCGCAAGGGCAGCAAATCAATATCGAGTTGGGTGAAAAAGAAGCTGAAGGAATTTATTCTAATTTGGCGATCATCACTCATTCACCCGCCGAATTTGTCATCGATTTTACCCGAATACTTCCGGGAGTTCCGAAGGCAAAGGTATTTGCCCGGATCGTTATGACGCCGCAGCATGGGCGGCTGCTGTTGAATGCATTGAAGGACAACATCGAGAAGTACGAGTCGAAATTTGGCGAGATCAAAATTCTTGGAGATGAGCCGCCCTCGCACAATTTCGGTTTTCAGTTCCCCGCCAAAGAAGAGAAGATACACTGA
- a CDS encoding DUF5723 family protein: MKSIFKTRRSARLTAVLVIGVMTTSIGAAGDDLSSGRTVAMARTYTASSRGIDALGLNPANLALDDRGSTVTFQIPPFTGIGVLAGSDFINYKIYQDDFTGVDSLGADGQPALDKNGKAIRIGKTLSEADKQEILGLFPGGISHTQANFNITEFGLTVRSNTIGSFGLSVSDHAAINLDIPQGYLQTLLEAFPANGAVYSLDGTSVKASWTREFNLSYARMLPVKLGWAKNIAVGVGLKYVQGFAYLGTDHYTGAIQILPTYYPGNVLNTQAISGNVNFLQYMSGVNFDSTSSASEFLGKPAGRGMGVDLGFSAEVFPALRVAASLTDLGKITWSQNTKVITGNSNFTVADIGNKDSVKNYFKGEKYDTTSFKTSLPTALHIGGELQVDKAPFVSYFPGQLLVAADLNVGFNNEPGNTTIPRFSIGTEYRPIGAFPIRTGITVGGRERFNWSLGFGINTPIWDLDLGTESIGLLTSPNSFHTGSITLGMRFRI, encoded by the coding sequence ATGAAGAGCATTTTCAAAACACGCCGCTCCGCTCGCTTGACCGCCGTTCTGGTGATCGGTGTGATGACCACTTCGATCGGAGCTGCCGGCGACGACCTTTCGTCGGGCCGGACGGTCGCCATGGCAAGGACATACACGGCCTCCTCGCGCGGCATCGACGCACTTGGTCTCAACCCCGCGAATCTTGCACTCGACGACCGTGGAAGCACGGTCACATTCCAGATTCCGCCGTTCACGGGAATCGGCGTCCTCGCGGGGAGTGATTTTATCAATTACAAAATCTATCAGGACGATTTCACCGGCGTCGACAGCCTCGGGGCTGACGGTCAACCGGCGCTGGACAAGAATGGGAAGGCGATACGGATCGGGAAGACCCTCTCGGAGGCAGACAAGCAGGAAATCCTGGGACTCTTCCCCGGCGGCATTTCGCACACGCAGGCTAATTTCAACATCACCGAATTCGGACTGACCGTTCGTTCTAACACCATCGGCAGTTTCGGCCTTTCAGTGAGCGACCATGCGGCGATCAACTTGGACATTCCGCAGGGATATCTGCAAACGCTCTTGGAGGCGTTTCCTGCGAACGGCGCCGTTTACAGTCTTGACGGCACTTCAGTGAAGGCTTCGTGGACCAGGGAATTCAACCTTTCGTATGCACGGATGCTGCCAGTGAAACTTGGCTGGGCAAAGAACATCGCCGTGGGGGTCGGGCTGAAGTACGTGCAGGGTTTTGCGTACTTGGGTACGGACCACTATACCGGCGCGATCCAGATTTTGCCGACCTATTACCCCGGGAACGTCCTGAATACTCAGGCGATTTCCGGCAACGTCAATTTTCTCCAATATATGTCCGGGGTGAATTTTGACAGCACTTCCAGCGCTTCAGAATTCCTGGGCAAGCCGGCAGGGCGCGGAATGGGTGTCGACCTGGGCTTCTCGGCCGAGGTCTTTCCGGCATTGCGAGTGGCGGCAAGTCTGACCGACCTCGGCAAGATCACCTGGTCGCAGAACACGAAGGTCATCACAGGAAACTCGAATTTCACGGTCGCAGACATCGGCAACAAAGATTCGGTAAAGAATTATTTCAAAGGCGAAAAATACGATACCACTTCCTTCAAAACAAGTCTCCCCACGGCCCTCCATATAGGCGGCGAGTTGCAGGTCGACAAGGCGCCCTTCGTTTCATATTTCCCGGGGCAGCTGCTCGTTGCGGCCGATCTGAATGTCGGCTTTAATAATGAGCCCGGCAATACGACGATTCCGCGTTTCTCTATTGGTACCGAGTACCGTCCGATCGGGGCGTTCCCGATCCGAACGGGAATCACGGTTGGCGGTCGGGAGCGGTTCAACTGGTCGCTGGGCTTCGGCATCAACACGCCGATTTGGGACCTGGACCTGGGGACGGAAAGCATCGGTCTGCTCACGAGCCCGAACAGCTTTCATACCGGCTCGATCACGCTTGGGATGCGATTCCGGATTTAA
- the hslU gene encoding ATP-dependent protease ATPase subunit HslU, with amino-acid sequence MKTIVATEKSTPPSSGKAERQHGSRELTPTQIVRELDKYVIGQHEAKKSVAIALRNRWRRLQVPENLREEIMPNNIILIGPTGVGKTEIARRLAKLSNAPFIKVEASKFTEVGYVGRDVDSMIRDLTELAVVMVKSERTEEVQEKAEHLAEERILDILIPSVRKSKNDANPPAEAPSDEELNEKTRDRFREKIKGGQLDDRIIELDVPSDQFPSMQILGPMNLEEIGVNLQDVFGNLMPKKMKKRKLSIADAKKILIQEEAQKLIDQDAAVKEAIHRVENSGIVFLDEVDKIAGNRGAVNGPDVSREGVQRDLLPIVEGSTVATKYGMVRTDHVLFIASGAFHVSKPSDLIPELQGRFPIRVELKSLSEDDFVKILTLPQNALIKQYTALLKTDGIEIEFTDDAIRAIARIATQVNEEVENIGARRLHTIMTSLLEEILFEAPEKISAGKLAVTRGMVEQKLNTIVKDKDLSRFIL; translated from the coding sequence ATGAAAACAATTGTCGCCACAGAAAAATCGACCCCGCCAAGTTCGGGGAAGGCGGAACGCCAGCATGGATCGCGGGAACTGACACCGACGCAGATCGTCCGCGAACTGGATAAATACGTCATCGGCCAGCATGAGGCAAAAAAATCCGTTGCAATCGCGCTGCGGAACCGGTGGCGCCGGCTTCAGGTTCCCGAGAATCTCCGCGAGGAGATCATGCCCAACAATATTATCCTGATCGGACCCACCGGCGTAGGAAAAACCGAGATCGCCCGGCGGCTTGCCAAACTGTCGAACGCTCCTTTCATAAAGGTCGAAGCGTCAAAATTCACCGAAGTCGGATATGTCGGCCGCGACGTCGATTCCATGATCCGCGACCTTACCGAACTCGCGGTCGTCATGGTCAAATCGGAAAGGACGGAGGAGGTGCAGGAGAAAGCGGAGCATCTTGCCGAAGAACGCATTCTCGACATCCTCATCCCGTCGGTCCGGAAATCGAAGAACGATGCTAACCCTCCGGCTGAGGCCCCATCGGACGAGGAGCTGAACGAAAAAACGCGCGACCGGTTCAGGGAAAAGATCAAAGGCGGGCAACTCGACGACAGGATCATCGAACTCGACGTCCCGAGCGACCAATTCCCTTCCATGCAGATACTCGGGCCCATGAATCTCGAAGAGATCGGCGTCAATCTGCAGGACGTCTTCGGTAACCTGATGCCGAAAAAAATGAAGAAGAGAAAGCTCTCGATCGCGGACGCAAAAAAAATTCTCATCCAGGAAGAAGCGCAGAAACTGATCGACCAGGATGCTGCCGTAAAAGAGGCGATCCACCGGGTCGAGAATTCAGGGATCGTTTTTCTGGATGAAGTGGACAAGATCGCAGGGAACCGGGGAGCCGTCAACGGACCGGACGTTTCGCGCGAAGGAGTCCAGCGGGATCTCCTCCCCATCGTCGAGGGCTCGACGGTGGCGACCAAATACGGCATGGTCCGCACAGACCATGTGTTGTTCATTGCTTCCGGGGCGTTCCATGTTTCAAAGCCGTCAGACTTGATCCCGGAGCTGCAGGGACGATTCCCGATCCGGGTAGAGTTAAAGAGTTTGAGCGAAGACGACTTCGTCAAGATCCTCACTCTTCCACAGAATGCGCTCATCAAACAGTATACTGCCCTGCTGAAGACGGACGGCATCGAAATCGAATTCACGGACGATGCCATCAGGGCGATAGCGCGCATTGCAACGCAGGTGAATGAAGAAGTGGAAAATATCGGAGCCAGGCGCCTTCACACGATCATGACCTCGCTCCTGGAAGAAATACTTTTCGAGGCCCCTGAGAAGATCTCCGCCGGAAAACTTGCGGTGACAAGGGGAATGGTAGAACAAAAGCTGAACACTATCGTGAAAGACAAGGACCTGAGCCGTTTCATCCTCTGA
- the hslV gene encoding ATP-dependent protease subunit HslV: METLHSTTIIGLSRDGKVALGSDGQVTLGTTVVKHTAKKVQRLYNNSVLVGFAGASADAFTLMERFEEKLQKHQGHLERSAVELAKDWRTDKYLRRLEAMIGVLDKEHAFIISGTGDVITPDDGIVAIGSGGPYALAAARMLVAYTTLSAREIVTQSLKTASEICIYTNQNITVEEL, translated from the coding sequence ATGGAAACGCTTCATTCTACAACGATCATCGGCCTTTCAAGGGACGGCAAAGTTGCGCTCGGGAGCGACGGCCAGGTCACTCTCGGAACGACCGTCGTCAAGCATACTGCGAAAAAGGTCCAGCGACTGTACAACAATTCGGTGCTCGTCGGCTTTGCGGGAGCCTCTGCCGACGCATTCACGCTCATGGAACGCTTTGAAGAGAAGCTCCAAAAGCACCAGGGGCATCTTGAACGCTCCGCCGTCGAGCTCGCGAAGGATTGGAGGACCGATAAATATCTCCGCCGACTCGAGGCGATGATCGGCGTTCTGGATAAGGAGCACGCGTTCATCATATCCGGAACGGGCGACGTCATCACCCCCGACGACGGCATCGTTGCGATCGGGTCGGGAGGACCGTACGCGCTCGCGGCCGCGCGGATGCTTGTAGCGTATACCACACTTTCCGCGCGGGAGATCGTGACACAGTCTTTGAAAACCGCGTCGGAGATCTGCATTTACACTAACCAGAATATTACCGTCGAAGAGTTGTGA
- the rpoN gene encoding RNA polymerase factor sigma-54: protein MLQISQQQRLLQKLTPQQIQYLKLLQLPTVALEQRIKTELEQNPLLEEGIEDEIELAQEDAENETAEADDGAETEVKKEKDEEFTFEDFVNDENAYTPKSSAPQDDEDRDEIPMSAPEPLLQKLKAQLQLADLTETGMLAADEIIGNIDEDGYLRRDLSLIVQDLNLSHGLQLTVAQAELVLKRIQRLEPVGIGSRTLQECLLLQLEALECEPRLKKLARVILETYFDEFTKKHFEQLSKLLNISLPEVKEVLDVISHLNPKPGEGEISTQENYITVDFIVHFEDGEFIIQLNDKNIPPLRINKDYREMMSRKKKNGVNAETKTFIRQKFEAAKWFIASIYQRRDTMLRVMRTIVDKQRQFFELGDGLKPMIYKDIAAVIKMDISTISRVVNGKYVQTDFGVYELRYFFSEGISTQNGEDVSNKEVKLRIKEILETEDPHKPLSDDRIAEILNERGFNIARRTVAKYRESMMIPVARLRRKIS, encoded by the coding sequence ATGCTACAAATCTCACAGCAGCAACGGCTGCTTCAAAAACTTACTCCGCAGCAGATCCAGTACCTCAAGCTTCTTCAACTCCCCACCGTAGCTCTCGAACAGCGAATCAAAACCGAACTCGAACAAAATCCCCTTCTTGAAGAGGGCATCGAGGACGAGATCGAACTCGCTCAAGAAGACGCCGAGAACGAGACCGCCGAGGCCGATGATGGAGCAGAGACCGAGGTAAAGAAAGAAAAAGACGAAGAATTTACTTTTGAGGATTTCGTCAACGACGAAAATGCGTATACCCCAAAGAGCAGCGCCCCTCAGGACGATGAAGATCGCGATGAGATACCGATGTCGGCGCCGGAACCGCTCCTTCAAAAACTCAAGGCGCAATTGCAGCTCGCCGACCTTACCGAGACCGGCATGCTTGCCGCCGACGAGATCATCGGCAACATCGACGAGGACGGTTACCTGCGCCGCGACCTAAGCCTCATCGTTCAGGACCTCAACCTTTCGCACGGACTCCAACTGACCGTTGCGCAAGCAGAGCTTGTCCTGAAGCGTATCCAGCGCCTAGAGCCGGTGGGCATCGGTTCGCGAACGCTCCAGGAATGCCTCCTCTTGCAGCTGGAGGCGCTCGAATGCGAGCCGCGGCTGAAGAAACTCGCCCGCGTCATCCTCGAAACATATTTTGACGAATTCACGAAAAAACATTTCGAACAGCTTTCCAAACTCCTCAATATTTCCCTTCCCGAGGTCAAAGAAGTGCTCGACGTCATTTCCCATCTCAACCCGAAGCCGGGGGAAGGGGAAATCTCGACACAGGAAAATTACATCACCGTCGATTTCATCGTTCACTTCGAGGACGGGGAGTTTATCATTCAGCTCAACGACAAGAACATTCCGCCGCTTCGGATCAACAAGGATTACCGGGAGATGATGTCGCGGAAGAAAAAGAACGGGGTCAATGCGGAAACGAAGACATTCATCCGGCAGAAGTTTGAAGCGGCAAAGTGGTTCATCGCGTCGATCTACCAGCGGCGGGACACGATGCTGCGCGTCATGCGGACGATCGTCGACAAACAGCGGCAGTTCTTCGAACTCGGCGACGGTCTGAAACCGATGATCTACAAAGATATCGCCGCCGTCATCAAGATGGACATTTCCACCATCAGCCGCGTTGTGAACGGGAAATATGTCCAGACCGATTTCGGAGTCTACGAACTGCGGTATTTTTTCAGCGAAGGGATCAGCACGCAAAACGGCGAGGACGTTTCTAACAAGGAAGTGAAGCTTCGCATCAAAGAGATCCTCGAAACCGAGGACCCGCACAAGCCGCTGAGCGACGACCGGATCGCCGAGATCCTGAACGAGCGGGGCTTCAACATCGCGCGCCGGACAGTCGCCAAGTACAGGGAATCGATGATGATCCCGGTGGCCCGCCTCAGGAGAAAGATCTCTTAA
- a CDS encoding DUF3109 family protein produces MFTIDEIRVESRIADVQFACDLDQCKGACCTLKGGRGAPVTDEEVDEIYNAYPIVKKYLPKEHREWIELHGLVEGGPGFYATQCRDEEACVFVYYDNGIAKCSFEKSFHNKEIQWRKPLSCHLFPLRASYNSPEQLRFEYLHECEPAFQKGSSEKTPLFKFLKEVLVRSYGGAWYRQFEEECEKRSSISPRGD; encoded by the coding sequence ATGTTTACCATAGACGAAATAAGAGTAGAGAGCCGGATCGCCGATGTTCAGTTCGCGTGCGACCTCGACCAATGTAAAGGGGCCTGCTGCACCCTCAAAGGCGGTCGGGGCGCGCCGGTCACGGACGAAGAAGTCGATGAAATTTACAACGCATATCCAATCGTAAAAAAGTATCTTCCGAAAGAACATCGGGAATGGATCGAACTTCACGGTCTGGTCGAAGGCGGGCCGGGCTTTTACGCGACCCAATGCAGGGATGAGGAGGCGTGCGTTTTCGTTTACTATGACAACGGCATCGCCAAATGCTCGTTCGAAAAGAGTTTTCATAACAAGGAGATTCAGTGGCGCAAGCCGCTGTCGTGCCATCTCTTCCCTTTGCGTGCCAGCTACAATTCTCCAGAACAACTGCGGTTTGAATATTTGCACGAATGCGAGCCGGCATTTCAAAAAGGAAGTTCGGAAAAAACACCGCTCTTCAAATTTCTGAAGGAAGTCCTCGTCCGCTCATACGGCGGGGCGTGGTACCGGCAATTCGAAGAAGAATGTGAGAAACGTTCGAGCATTTCCCCACGAGGCGATTAG
- the dprA gene encoding DNA-processing protein DprA yields MQTPPKESGIDISDLLRLSAIPGVGTNRLRLLVTHFGSPTYVLKASPRDLIHVEGIDKKLAATIAHFGDGSAFAEEQLSLINKVNGRIVTFWDGEYPEYLRKIYDPPPFLFVLGAFRKDDKYAVAIVGTRRPSAYGKLIAERFAKELGEKGITIVSGLARGVDTVAHLSSLKSGGRTIAVIGSGIDIIYPAENKKLAEQIEENGAVVSEFFMGTKPDPGNFPRRNRIVSGMALGTLIVETGENGGAMITASTTLDQNRELFCIPGNITEKFSAGTNRLIRDGHAKLVQSVDDILEELKSSLRPILKSPQPAPVTLTVFEQKILDLLVSNPSHIDDIAERSGLSIPDTLVNLLSLEFKGLVRQLAGKMFLRL; encoded by the coding sequence ATGCAAACTCCACCGAAGGAAAGCGGGATCGATATTTCCGACTTGCTCCGGCTCTCTGCAATTCCCGGGGTAGGGACAAATCGTCTGCGGCTTCTTGTCACGCATTTTGGATCGCCGACGTACGTGCTCAAAGCGTCGCCGCGCGATTTGATCCATGTGGAAGGGATCGACAAAAAGCTCGCTGCCACCATCGCTCACTTTGGCGATGGCAGCGCATTCGCGGAAGAGCAACTTTCCCTCATCAACAAGGTCAACGGGCGCATCGTGACATTTTGGGACGGCGAATATCCCGAATATCTCCGTAAGATCTACGACCCGCCTCCTTTCCTTTTTGTTCTCGGCGCTTTTCGAAAGGATGATAAATACGCCGTCGCTATCGTCGGCACAAGGCGTCCTTCGGCGTACGGTAAGCTGATCGCCGAACGGTTCGCAAAAGAGCTTGGGGAAAAAGGGATCACGATCGTCAGCGGCCTCGCACGGGGAGTCGACACCGTGGCGCATCTCTCTTCGTTGAAATCGGGGGGAAGGACTATTGCGGTGATCGGCTCGGGCATCGATATCATCTATCCAGCCGAAAATAAGAAACTTGCCGAGCAGATCGAAGAGAACGGAGCCGTCGTTTCGGAATTTTTTATGGGGACAAAACCCGACCCCGGAAATTTTCCCCGGCGCAACCGCATCGTCAGCGGTATGGCGCTGGGGACGCTCATTGTCGAAACCGGGGAGAACGGCGGCGCAATGATCACCGCATCGACCACCCTGGACCAGAACCGCGAGCTGTTCTGCATCCCCGGCAACATTACTGAGAAATTCAGCGCAGGGACGAACAGGCTCATCCGCGACGGACACGCGAAGCTCGTTCAATCGGTCGACGACATTCTTGAGGAGCTGAAGAGCTCGCTCCGACCGATCTTGAAATCCCCGCAACCGGCGCCTGTTACCCTTACCGTCTTCGAACAAAAGATCCTCGATCTCCTCGTTTCTAACCCGTCGCACATCGACGACATTGCAGAGCGATCCGGCCTCTCCATCCCCGACACCTTGGTGAATCTTTTGAGCCTTGAATTCAAGGGGCTCGTCCGCCAGCTCGCCGGAAAAATGTTCCTCCGGCTGTGA
- a CDS encoding EutN/CcmL family microcompartment protein, with protein sequence MTLCKVTGTIVSTQKNQALREYKLLIVQPVDLAGELFGKEALAIDTVDAGVGDTVLIIQEGAGAQQALKRKDAPVHTVIVAVVDGIDVAGQ encoded by the coding sequence GTGACGCTTTGCAAAGTGACAGGGACGATCGTCTCGACTCAAAAGAATCAGGCGCTGAGAGAGTATAAGCTCCTCATCGTGCAGCCCGTCGACCTGGCCGGAGAGTTGTTCGGCAAGGAGGCTCTCGCCATCGATACAGTCGATGCGGGTGTCGGCGATACGGTCTTGATCATTCAAGAAGGAGCGGGCGCACAACAGGCCTTGAAACGTAAAGATGCACCGGTTCACACCGTTATCGTTGCTGTCGTTGACGGGATCGATGTCGCGGGTCAATAG
- the glmM gene encoding phosphoglucosamine mutase encodes MPLMVSISGIRGVVGENLVPDVVVRYAAAFAEYCNRGTIIIGRDGRITGSSIASIVSSTLLQMGCDVIAIGICPTPTVALGVETLNAAGGIAITASHNPMQWNGMKFFAPGGMFLNGDENRKFWQIADRGNFSFAPWDKQGRHSTDTTRIDAHIRSVLSLPYIHLDKIRRKGVKVVVDCVNAAGGIIVPKLLREFGCTVVEMNSEVSGIFSHTPEPIPENLADLAQRVLSERADVGIAVDPDVDRLVFIDEQGKPFVEEYTIASVVKFVLDAEKKLGRGDHSVVVNLSTTRAVDDIASAYGAKVYRTPVGEINVASKMKALQAVIGGEGSGGVILPEVHYGRDAVVGIGLFLQLLVDFGGKTSELKASLPQYTIVKDKIELGSLKPDSILQSLYQKYSKTERTNMDDGLKIDFASSWVHLRKSNTEPIIRVIAEARTHNEAAALVKKFKTEIVG; translated from the coding sequence ATGCCATTGATGGTAAGCATTTCAGGGATTCGCGGAGTCGTCGGCGAGAATCTAGTTCCCGACGTCGTTGTCAGATATGCCGCGGCGTTCGCCGAATACTGCAACCGCGGAACGATAATTATCGGACGGGACGGACGCATCACCGGCTCCAGCATTGCCAGCATTGTCAGCTCCACGCTCCTCCAGATGGGATGCGACGTCATCGCGATCGGGATTTGCCCGACGCCGACGGTCGCCCTTGGGGTCGAAACATTGAACGCGGCCGGAGGGATCGCCATTACTGCAAGCCATAACCCGATGCAATGGAACGGGATGAAATTCTTTGCCCCCGGCGGGATGTTTCTCAACGGCGACGAAAATAGAAAATTCTGGCAGATCGCCGACCGCGGAAATTTCTCGTTCGCTCCATGGGACAAGCAGGGAAGACATTCGACCGACACAACCCGCATCGACGCCCATATTCGATCGGTCCTTTCTCTCCCCTATATCCACCTTGACAAAATCCGCAGGAAAGGCGTAAAAGTGGTCGTCGATTGTGTCAATGCTGCCGGAGGAATCATCGTTCCGAAGCTCCTGCGGGAGTTTGGCTGCACGGTCGTAGAAATGAACAGCGAGGTGAGCGGCATTTTTTCTCATACGCCGGAACCGATCCCCGAGAACCTCGCAGACCTCGCGCAGCGGGTACTTTCGGAAAGGGCCGATGTCGGCATCGCCGTCGACCCGGATGTCGATCGGCTTGTGTTCATCGATGAGCAGGGAAAACCTTTTGTGGAAGAATACACCATTGCTTCCGTCGTAAAGTTCGTGCTCGATGCGGAGAAGAAATTAGGGAGAGGAGACCATTCCGTCGTTGTCAACCTTTCCACCACGAGGGCCGTTGACGATATCGCTTCGGCATACGGCGCGAAAGTATACCGAACGCCGGTCGGCGAGATCAACGTGGCCTCAAAAATGAAAGCCCTTCAAGCGGTTATCGGCGGAGAAGGCAGCGGCGGAGTTATTTTGCCCGAGGTCCATTACGGCCGTGATGCAGTCGTCGGCATCGGCCTTTTCCTGCAGCTATTAGTGGATTTTGGAGGAAAAACTTCCGAACTTAAGGCCAGCCTCCCCCAATACACCATCGTAAAGGACAAGATCGAACTAGGCTCCCTGAAACCGGATTCCATTCTTCAGTCGCTGTACCAAAAATATTCCAAGACCGAGCGGACCAACATGGACGACGGACTGAAGATCGATTTTGCATCCTCGTGGGTCCACTTACGAAAATCGAATACGGAACCGATCATCCGCGTTATTGCGGAAGCTCGGACACATAACGAAGCCGCCGCCCTTGTGAAAAAATTCAAGACGGAAATCGTCGGCTGA
- a CDS encoding heavy-metal-associated domain-containing protein produces MKVQELNIEGMSCGHCVMSVKKQLSKLNGVVVEDVQIGRAKIQYDDSKISQQKIADALDEAGYRLVAAN; encoded by the coding sequence ATGAAAGTACAAGAGTTGAATATCGAAGGCATGTCGTGCGGCCATTGCGTTATGAGCGTGAAGAAACAGTTAAGCAAGCTGAACGGTGTTGTGGTGGAGGATGTTCAGATCGGCAGGGCAAAAATCCAATACGACGATTCCAAGATCTCTCAGCAGAAAATAGCCGATGCGCTCGATGAAGCAGGATATAGATTAGTCGCTGCGAATTGA